One genomic segment of Vibrio sp. SCSIO 43136 includes these proteins:
- the trpR gene encoding trp operon repressor — MSKSPDYSEWQDLLNLVKHASDSEQHEMLLTMLMTPDERDALVARVNILHELLAGDMSQRQISQMLGVGIATITRGSNELKGKSVQERQQLQSLLESQLEEK, encoded by the coding sequence ATGTCAAAATCGCCTGACTATTCTGAGTGGCAAGATCTTCTTAATCTGGTTAAACACGCCAGCGACAGCGAGCAGCACGAGATGCTATTAACCATGCTAATGACGCCTGATGAGCGAGATGCGCTGGTGGCACGAGTGAATATCCTGCATGAACTCTTAGCTGGAGACATGTCTCAGCGTCAGATCAGTCAGATGTTAGGAGTAGGTATTGCAACCATTACTCGCGGTTCAAATGAGTTGAAAGGAAAGTCAGTGCAGGAGAGACAGCAGCTTCAATCTCTGTTGGAATCACAGCTCGAAGAAAAGTAG
- the yjjX gene encoding inosine/xanthosine triphosphatase: MKRVIVASLNPAKINAVTTAFEQAMPEQTFIFEGVSVASEVADQPMTNEETKLGAINRIRNAKLACSDADFYVGLEAGLDGDATFAWMIIEDAHKRGESRSASLMLPPKVLEQLRLGKELGDVMDETFATENIKQKGGAIGLLTQNQLTRSSVYHQALILALIPFTNPDLF, translated from the coding sequence ATGAAACGTGTGATTGTTGCTTCTTTAAATCCTGCCAAAATCAACGCTGTGACCACAGCGTTTGAGCAGGCAATGCCTGAGCAAACCTTTATTTTTGAAGGCGTGTCGGTGGCCAGCGAGGTCGCTGATCAACCGATGACTAATGAAGAGACTAAGCTCGGTGCGATAAATCGTATTCGCAACGCAAAACTTGCATGTTCTGACGCTGATTTTTATGTCGGCCTTGAAGCTGGACTTGATGGTGACGCAACTTTCGCTTGGATGATCATTGAAGATGCCCACAAGCGAGGTGAGTCACGCAGTGCCAGCTTGATGCTGCCACCAAAGGTGTTAGAGCAATTAAGACTCGGCAAAGAACTTGGTGATGTAATGGATGAGACCTTTGCCACCGAAAACATCAAGCAAAAAGGTGGGGCCATTGGGTTACTCACTCAAAACCAGCTAACCCGCAGTTCGGTTTATCATCAGGCATTGATTTTGGCGCTGATCCCCTTCACTAACCCAGATCTGTTTTAA
- the pheA gene encoding prephenate dehydratase — protein sequence MTDRLNDIRLRLNELDDQLLSLLSERRELSIEVAKSKVETSKPVRDAKREQELLVKLINNGKDKYELDAQYITKIFHTIIEDSVLLQQAYLQNLLNPALSRKPLARVAFLGSSGSYSHLASRQYFSRRNTELIELSCDHFKEVAQTVESGHADYGVLPIENTSSGSINEVYDLLQHTTLYIVGEITQPIEHCLLANSEVRLEQIKTLYSHPQPHQQCSEFLSRLDGVTLESCASTADAMKKVKDLDSPEVAAIGNASSGKLYGLQPIQGNIANQTENHTRFIVVARKPVDVSMQIPAKTTLIMSTSQEAGSLVESLLVLQRYGINMTKLESRPIMGNPWEEMFYVDLEAHLESEGMQHAINELTKLTRHLKVLGCYPSENIQATQVKMSE from the coding sequence ATGACAGACAGACTTAATGATATCCGCTTGCGCTTAAATGAGCTGGACGATCAGCTGCTTAGCCTACTTTCAGAACGACGTGAGCTGAGTATCGAAGTTGCAAAAAGCAAAGTGGAAACTTCCAAACCAGTGCGAGACGCCAAGCGAGAGCAAGAGCTACTGGTCAAACTAATAAATAATGGCAAAGATAAGTACGAGCTCGACGCCCAGTACATTACCAAGATTTTCCATACCATCATTGAAGACTCTGTTCTGTTGCAGCAAGCCTACCTGCAAAACCTGCTCAACCCTGCATTGAGCCGTAAACCGCTGGCTCGTGTCGCTTTCTTGGGGTCGAGTGGTTCCTACTCACATCTTGCCAGTCGTCAGTACTTTAGCCGTCGCAATACTGAACTTATCGAGCTGAGTTGTGATCACTTCAAAGAGGTAGCTCAAACCGTTGAGTCAGGTCACGCCGACTACGGTGTACTGCCAATTGAAAACACCAGCTCGGGTTCGATCAACGAAGTCTATGACCTATTGCAGCATACCACTTTATACATCGTTGGTGAGATCACCCAGCCGATTGAACACTGCCTACTAGCAAACAGCGAAGTGCGCCTTGAACAAATTAAAACCCTTTACTCACATCCGCAGCCACACCAACAATGTAGCGAGTTCTTGAGCCGTCTCGATGGCGTCACCCTTGAGTCATGTGCAAGTACCGCAGATGCGATGAAAAAGGTCAAAGATCTCGACAGTCCTGAAGTGGCTGCAATTGGCAACGCATCTAGTGGCAAGCTTTATGGCTTACAGCCTATCCAAGGAAACATTGCCAACCAAACAGAAAACCACACTCGATTTATCGTCGTGGCTCGCAAGCCTGTCGATGTCTCGATGCAGATCCCGGCGAAAACTACGCTGATCATGTCGACTTCGCAAGAAGCGGGCTCTTTGGTTGAGTCACTGCTGGTATTGCAGCGTTACGGTATCAATATGACCAAACTAGAGTCACGCCCAATCATGGGTAACCCTTGGGAGGAGATGTTTTACGTCGACCTTGAAGCGCACCTTGAGTCTGAGGGAATGCAACACGCTATCAATGAGTTGACCAAACTAACTCGCCACCTAAAAGTGCTCGGCTGCTACCCAAGTGAAAACATCCAAGCCACTCAAGTTAAGATGTCAGAGTAA
- the raiA gene encoding ribosome-associated translation inhibitor RaiA, producing the protein MKVNITGKNIEITSAIRSHIESKFKKLEKWQVDIIGCQSSISEEPNKKMKFEAIISVPKGQLVASATHEDLYAAVNETEQKLERQLNKLRHKPEARRATHAEVPEQPEVEAELEE; encoded by the coding sequence CCTCTGCAATCCGATCGCACATCGAGAGCAAATTTAAGAAACTGGAAAAATGGCAAGTAGACATCATTGGCTGCCAATCCAGCATCAGCGAAGAACCGAACAAGAAGATGAAGTTTGAGGCAATTATTTCCGTGCCAAAAGGTCAACTTGTTGCGTCCGCTACCCATGAAGATTTATATGCCGCAGTTAATGAAACCGAGCAGAAACTGGAGAGACAACTAAACAAACTGCGCCATAAACCAGAAGCACGTCGTGCAACGCACGCAGAAGTTCCAGAGCAACCAGAAGTAGAAGCAGAACTTGAGGAATAA